The stretch of DNA AAGGAAATAAGCGGTTACATAAAGTTGCTGATTGAGGCGGGAAAGGCATCCCCTTCGCCTCCCGTGGGTCCCGCGCTCGGACAAAGAGGCGTTAACATAATGGAATTCTGCAAGGCTTTTAACGCCCAGACATCTTCTACCGAAGGGCTTCTTCCCGTTACGGTAACCGTCTACGCGGACAGGAGTTTTGATCTTCAGATAAAAACTCCTCCTACTTCTTACCTGCTGAAAAAAGCTGCGGGCGTAGAGAAGGGTTCAGGGTCTACACCTAGGACAAAAGCCGGGAAGATTACGGAAGAGCAGGCAAGGGAAATAGCGCAGAGAAAGCTAGAGGATCTCAATACCGATGAAATTGATGCGGCCCTTATGGTCGTGCGCGGCACTGCGAGAAGCATGGGAATTGATATAGAAGGATAAAGTTTGGAGAAAACTTCATGGCCATCAGAGGAAAAAAGTATATTGACGTAAGCGCCAAGGTGGATACCCACAAAGAGTATACGGTTGAAGAGGCCATGGAGCTTGTGGCGCAGGCACACTACGCGAAATTTGACGAAACGGTGGATGTAGCCGTAAACCTCGGCATAGACCCCAGGCACGCAAACCAGCAGATTCGTTCCGCTGTCGTGCTGCCTCACGGTCTCGGGAAAAAAATAACGGTTCTTGTATTCGCTGCGGATGACAAGGCGGCTGAGGCAAAAGATGCCGGGGCTGACTACGTGGGTCTTGACGATATTGTTGAGAAGATTTCCAAGGAGAACTGGCTTGATTTTGATGTGGCTATAGCCACTCCTGACGTGATGGCGAAAGTTGGTAGACTGGGAAAAGTTCTGGGACCCAGAGGACTGATGCCGAGTCCCAAGGTAGGTACGGTGACTTCGGATGTTGCTAACGTGGTGAGGGAATCAAAGGCCGGTCGTGTTGAGATCAGGAACGATAAAAGCGGCGTTATACATGCTCCTGTCGGGAAAGTTTCTTTCGGAAAAGAAAACTTAAAGGAAAACTTCCTCGCTTTTATGGGTTTTCTGATAAAAGAGAAGCCTGCCGCTTCCAAGGGTGTTTTCCTGAGGAAGATTTCGGTGTCGGCGACCATGGGTCCCGGCATCGGAGTAAGTGTGCCGGATCTTAGAAACGAGCTTAAAAATATGGGAATCGCAGCGTGAACATAGCGCGAAACTAGATACGAAAAGAGAGAAACTATGCTCAGCAAAGCCGAAAAACAGAAAATAATTGATGACTTGGCATCCAGATTTCATTCCGGGCCGTCAGTGTTCATCGTCGAGTACCAAGGGCTTAAAGTAAAGGAGATAGATGTCCTGAGAAAGAAGCTCAGGCAGACCAATACGGAATTCAGGGTTGTTAAGAACACTCTTTTGGAAAAAGCTTCGCTCGGAACGGACGTAGAGAAGATGAAGGATCTTTTCTCAGGACCCACCGCGGTAGCGATCTGCGATGGGGAATCTTCTGCGGCGGCGAAGGTCTTTATTGATTACGGTGAAGATTTTCCCGAAATCAAGATAAGGGGCGGAATATTCGAGGGAGAAGTAGTCGACGTATCCAGAATAGAGCGGATAGCGAAGCTTCCGTCAAGACAGGAACTTCTATCCGAGTTTATAGGCCTTCTCAGCGCTCCGATGGGCAACCTCGTGGGAGTTTTGGAGCAGGCACGCTCGAATATTGTCGGCGTGCTCGAAGGTTTAAAAGAAAAAAAGACTGAATAAAAAGTTGTAGAACTGTTTATCAAGGAGGAATAAAACAGATGCCCGATATTAGCAGAACAGACGTTATCACCTATCTTGAACAAGCCAGCATGCTTGAGATCTCCGAACTGATAGAGGAGATAAAAGACAAGTTTGGTGTCCAGGCTGCCGCGCCGCAAGTCGCTGTTGCAGCTGCTGCCGGTGCCGAAGCCGCTCCTGTGGCCGAAGAGAAAAGTGAATTCAGTGTAATTCTCGGCTCCTTCGGAGACAAGAAAATACAGGTTATAAAAGCGGTAAGGGAAATTGCGGGTCTCGGACTCAAGGAATCCAAAGAACTTGTCGAGGGAGCTCCTAAGCCCGTAAAAGAGGGAGTGAGCAAGGATGAGGCTGAAGAGATCAAGAAAAAGCTTGAAGACGCCGGGGCGACCGTTGAAGTTAACTGACGATAATTTTTTCCGGTTATTTTCACTTAAATTAAAAAACGAGGGGGTGCGTATTGAGCATAGAAAAGGTAGAGTCTCAGGAATTAAGGAAAGATTTTTCAAAGATCCCCCAGGTTCTGGATATCCCCCACCTGCTTGATGTACAGATAAAATCGTACCAAGATTTTCTGCAGGCCGATGTTCCTCCGGATGAACGTTCGGACACCGGCCTTCACGGAGCCTTCAAGGCCGTTTTTCCCCTTGAGGACTATAATGGCAAGGCGTCCTTGGAGTATCTCAACTACAGGCTTGACGAACCCAAGTATGATTTCGCTGAATGCAGACTTAAAGGCTATACCTACACTGCTCCCCTTTACGTAACCTTCCGTCTTATAATATGGGACATACCCGAGGGTGAGAAGGGGCAGAAGGACACCGAAAGGCAGTTCCGCGACATAAAAGAGCAAGAGATATATTTCGGAGAAGTACAGCTTATGACCCCCAGCGGTTCTTTCATAGTGAACGGGACCGAAAGAGTCATAGTCAACCAGCTTCACAGATCTCCCGGGGTCTTTTTTGATCGAGATAAAAGTAAGAGCCAGTTGTCTGGAAAGGAAGGGGCCTTTATAGCGAGAATCGTTCCCCAGAACGGTCGTTGGCTTGATTTTGAATACGATCTTAAGGACATGCTCCATGTGCGCATAGACAGAAAGAAAAAATTCCATGTCACCGTCCTTCTCAAGGCTATGGGCTACGATGAACAGCAGATAATGGATTTTTTCTATCCCGTGGAGACTTTCCACATAGAACCGCAAGAACTTAGAAAGGAAGTAAACGCGGAAATTTTTGACTCGGGGCCGGATGGTTTTAAAAAGGAGACAACAACCGAGATAATTTCCTATCAGAAAGCGACTGAAGACATAATCCATCCGGAAACGGGGGAACTTATAGGCAGAAAGGGAAGGAGGCTTAAGAACCTTCTCCCTAGGTTCGAAGAAGCCGGCATGACTTCCGTACCCGTCTCAGATGAAGAGATAATTGAAAAACCCTCGGCCGAAGTAGTCTCCGATCCCGAAACGGGGGAAGTAATACTTGATTTCAATGAGGAAATAACAGAAGAAAAACTCAAGGAACTGCGCCGCATCGGCAGAGAAACCCTCAGGGTTTACTACATAGACAAAACCCTGTTCGTAAGTTCCCTTCGGACCACGCTTCTCTCCGACAAGGTGGATTCGTGCGAGGAAGCCGTAACAGAGATATACAAGAAATTCAGACCGACGGATCCTCCCTCAAACGAGGTCGCACAGACTTTCTTTGAAAACATGTTCTTTACTCCCGAGTCATACAGACTCTCGAGAGTGGGCAGAATCAAGATCAACTATAAGCTTAAGAGGAAGGGGGTAAAAGAAGATCATCTCACTTTGGACAGAGAAGACATTCTGCTGACCGTCAAATACTTGCTTGATTTAAAAGGCGGCAGGGGATCCACAGACGACATAGACCACCTCGGAAACCGGAGAGTCAGAACTGTCGGGGAACTCATAGAGGACCGTTTTTATCACGGCCTCGAAAGGCTTGCCCGTTTCGTAAAGGAAAAAATGGGATACCAGACCATAGAGAACCTTATGCCCAACGAAGTGCTCGTCCCGAAAACCGTGACATCGGTTCTGAAAGAGTTTTTCACCACGGGCCAGCTTTCTCAGTTCATGGATCAGACTAATCCTCTCTCGGAAATAACTCATAAAAGAAGGCTGAGCGCGCTGGGTCCGGGTGGACTTACCAGGGAGAGGGCAGGATTTGAAGTGAGAGACGTTCACTCTTCTCACTATGGGAGAATATGCCCCATAGAAACCCCTGAAGGTCCTAATATCGGACTTATCTCAAGCCTTAGCACCTACGCGAAGATAGACGAATCCGGGTTTATCCGGACGCCGTACAGGAAAGTGAAGGACGGGCGTGTTACGGATGAAATAGTTTATATGAACGCTCTTATGGAAGAGGACTACGTGGTGGCTCAGGCAAACGCCCCTCTTGAAGAAGACGGGTCTTTCAAACTGCCTTTTGTCTCCGCCAGGGGAAGTGGGGAATTTATGATGGTTGAGAGGGAGAAGGTTGAGTTTATGGACGTGTCCCCTTCACAGCTTGTATCGGTTTCAGCTTCTCTTATTCCGTTTCTTGAGCATGATGACGCGAACAGAGCTCTCATGGGTTCCAACATGCAGCGCCAAGCCGTGCCTTTGATAAAAAGTACTTCACCGCTTGTGGGGACGGGTTTTGAAAGCAAGGTGGCCAAGGATTCCGGGGTTACCGTTGTCGCCAGAAGGGATGGTGTGGTGGAATCTGTGGACGCGGTCAGGATCGTAGTCAAGTCTACGGAAAGAAGCCGGGAAGGAGGGGTTGACATCTACAACCTGATAAAGTTCC from Candidatus Dadabacteria bacterium encodes:
- a CDS encoding 50S ribosomal protein L10, whose amino-acid sequence is MLSKAEKQKIIDDLASRFHSGPSVFIVEYQGLKVKEIDVLRKKLRQTNTEFRVVKNTLLEKASLGTDVEKMKDLFSGPTAVAICDGESSAAAKVFIDYGEDFPEIKIRGGIFEGEVVDVSRIERIAKLPSRQELLSEFIGLLSAPMGNLVGVLEQARSNIVGVLEGLKEKKTE
- a CDS encoding 50S ribosomal protein L1 encodes the protein MAIRGKKYIDVSAKVDTHKEYTVEEAMELVAQAHYAKFDETVDVAVNLGIDPRHANQQIRSAVVLPHGLGKKITVLVFAADDKAAEAKDAGADYVGLDDIVEKISKENWLDFDVAIATPDVMAKVGRLGKVLGPRGLMPSPKVGTVTSDVANVVRESKAGRVEIRNDKSGVIHAPVGKVSFGKENLKENFLAFMGFLIKEKPAASKGVFLRKISVSATMGPGIGVSVPDLRNELKNMGIAA
- the rplK gene encoding 50S ribosomal protein L11, translated to MKEISGYIKLLIEAGKASPSPPVGPALGQRGVNIMEFCKAFNAQTSSTEGLLPVTVTVYADRSFDLQIKTPPTSYLLKKAAGVEKGSGSTPRTKAGKITEEQAREIAQRKLEDLNTDEIDAALMVVRGTARSMGIDIEG
- a CDS encoding 50S ribosomal protein L7/L12, which produces MPDISRTDVITYLEQASMLEISELIEEIKDKFGVQAAAPQVAVAAAAGAEAAPVAEEKSEFSVILGSFGDKKIQVIKAVREIAGLGLKESKELVEGAPKPVKEGVSKDEAEEIKKKLEDAGATVEVN
- the rpoB gene encoding DNA-directed RNA polymerase subunit beta yields the protein MSIEKVESQELRKDFSKIPQVLDIPHLLDVQIKSYQDFLQADVPPDERSDTGLHGAFKAVFPLEDYNGKASLEYLNYRLDEPKYDFAECRLKGYTYTAPLYVTFRLIIWDIPEGEKGQKDTERQFRDIKEQEIYFGEVQLMTPSGSFIVNGTERVIVNQLHRSPGVFFDRDKSKSQLSGKEGAFIARIVPQNGRWLDFEYDLKDMLHVRIDRKKKFHVTVLLKAMGYDEQQIMDFFYPVETFHIEPQELRKEVNAEIFDSGPDGFKKETTTEIISYQKATEDIIHPETGELIGRKGRRLKNLLPRFEEAGMTSVPVSDEEIIEKPSAEVVSDPETGEVILDFNEEITEEKLKELRRIGRETLRVYYIDKTLFVSSLRTTLLSDKVDSCEEAVTEIYKKFRPTDPPSNEVAQTFFENMFFTPESYRLSRVGRIKINYKLKRKGVKEDHLTLDREDILLTVKYLLDLKGGRGSTDDIDHLGNRRVRTVGELIEDRFYHGLERLARFVKEKMGYQTIENLMPNEVLVPKTVTSVLKEFFTTGQLSQFMDQTNPLSEITHKRRLSALGPGGLTRERAGFEVRDVHSSHYGRICPIETPEGPNIGLISSLSTYAKIDESGFIRTPYRKVKDGRVTDEIVYMNALMEEDYVVAQANAPLEEDGSFKLPFVSARGSGEFMMVEREKVEFMDVSPSQLVSVSASLIPFLEHDDANRALMGSNMQRQAVPLIKSTSPLVGTGFESKVAKDSGVTVVARRDGVVESVDAVRIVVKSTERSREGGVDIYNLIKFHRSNQSSCWNQNPIVRQGQRVKKGQVIADGCSTDHGELALGQNMVVAFMPWGGYNFEDAILISERVVKDDAFTSIHIEEFECTARETKLGREDITRDIPNVSEESLRNLDESGIIMIGAEVEPGDILVGKISPKAETQLSPEERLLRAIFGDKAGDVKDSSLKVPSGVHGTVIDVETLVSRSVDKDDRSKFIENYEISKLKLDKENEVSILRRDAVDRVKHIVLGKTSLSKITVNRKTVLKSGQKITEEILDAIPLEKLVDVRIKGLPEAGEELVGIVERVLKRIEYVSAAYEQRMEKLKKPDELPPGVLRVVKVRIAVKRKLQVGDKMAGRHGNKGVVSKILPQEDMPYLSDGRPVDMVLNPLGVPSRMNVGQILETHLGWGGRELGRQLSEYVEGEFGTEALRDKLLEIYSDSSEVGKLIESSDRDSLVELVVEFKDGIPVKSPVFDGADEAEISRIQRLAGIHEDGKTILFDGQTGEPFDQKVCVGIMYMLKLHHLVEEKIHARAIGPYSLVTQQPLGGKAHFGGQRLGEMEVWALEAYGAAYTLQEFVTIKSDDVAGRTRIFDSIVRGDMNFEPGLPESFKVLRKELQALGLDVDLIEEEAEIDSLPKY